The genome window GGCTAATGTAAACACCACCTAAATGCAGTAGCTCCACTTTCCAATGTTCAATTACCAGAATTAAAACTCTTGTTTTGGATTAATAATTCAGTCACACAGTCCTCCACTGTTGTCCTTAAAAACCTCTTCAAGACACATTAGGCCCATTTGTACACCTGAAGCTTATTTATTGTAGTCCACCTGTGGTTAAACCAGTCGAGCTGAATGATTTTTCAACATACCTGCTCATTAAATTTTGAGACCAGCTGAGCACCAGATAGCAGCCATGCAGAACTGCATTCCTGTAAAGACAGCTGTGATTGGGAGAGCTGCTCCACACCTCTGATCTCCCAGGATCCCGACTCTACCGCCCCGTTAGTGGCAGCCACATCATCAAAATGATACCTGCCACAACCAGAGAACCGGTTATCCACACCCCTTTCTGTGCACTACTTTCAATTCATCCAgtgaaacaaattatttatatgaGACAAATCTTTCCTAGTTGGTTCAGATATGGACTTTTTCCAGATAAACTGTGGTTGGGTTCGTCCAAATTGAATTTTTGACTATTTTGCTAAGCTAACATTCACTTCAGTAATGTACTGATGTGATCTGTAcctaaagggatagctcacccaaagataaaaattctgtcatcattcattcacctttgttACAATAGGTCCAATGTTGtccaaatttcttcttttgtgtcccacagttggaatgacatgagggtgagcaaatgatgaaagaaaattCATTCCTTTGTTGGTGAACAATCCCCTTTTCCTCCTTGTCAGTCTCTCCGACATCATTTCTAGCAGTATAGTTCAGAAAGCACAGTTTCAGATTCTTTCATTTTGATAACTGCTGTGATGTTTACAACACAGGCATCTGTTGATAGTTAGAAGCTGTTTGTATAGGTCTTTATCACACCCACACCTGTTAAATCTTCGAAAGACATTTAAGTCTGGACTCTAATGTCATGTGGAGCAGTACCTGGCTGCCTCAGCGTCCTGCACTTGGCTCTGGTACTCCAGCAGCTCAATGACGATGCTTTGATCTGTCTGAGAATTAGCAAACACTTCTTGGTTATCAGGGATCTGCCTCAGCTCACTGCAGAGTGCCGAGGAGAGAGAGCTTTACTACACAAATACACTAAACTGTTTCATGAATTGTTAGTCGCCTGTTTTGGCTCATTTATTCTGATTTTTAAAAATACCAGACATAAAGATTTGTATTGTAAACGTAATTACCTGATATCCTGGGCATTGGGTGGAATAACTACTGAAAAGGCGCCACCAAACAGAGGCCGAGCCATAGCTGTGATCGCCACTGCAATGATACAAACATacgtttatttatattgtttaaaaacgtAAATATTGTACAGTGCTATCCACGTGTTGTATAAATATTCTATTTACACTCACACGAGTCACCAGTGTTGACTTCTTTCCATTGGCGAAAGCCGGATGTGATGTAGTAGATGAGATCACGTGCGCCCTCTAGTGGTTTGACATCGCATAACTTTGAATAATGTAACGGCAGCCTAAACTGTTATTTGACaattaatgtattttctttttttaatggtgGCTATACCAACTGCGCACTAGTGttcttttaacaaaataaaaacatggcgTGCTATGCTATTTCTTATTTAAAGTCCCTTTTCCCATTATTTCGAATATATATCTTGAGTCAGAAGTTATCACTCAAAGAGAGCCTGAGCTCTACTTGGCCAACAGCCTTACATCACAACCTTTCATTTGCAATACAATCTGACAAAATAGAATATATTTTGGTACAGCTATGTGCATTTCAGAGTTAACATTAGGCAATCAAAGCATTCTCGGTAAAATATTACAGGTTAAGGAGTTGACTCCTCTCATTTCTGCAGAAGGTGGCGCTCCTCTGTAATTTATAAAGCTGTAAGTAGCTAATGGTTTTTAGTTTGTCAGTTTTAGACAGATTACAACCCAAACATCAAACACTACACCAAACAATGTTCTTAACCAGACTGCCTTacgcattcacacacacattggtTTGAATGTTTCGAATTGGTTTGAATGAGACTGTGAGCTTGTTCACTTGGTGTTAAACTTCAGTGAATCAGACCGATGACATGTTCAGGTAACATCAACAAACTCTTTTTTATCAATGTCACAGGTCAAACCTTGCTTAACCtaattatttctctctctctctctctctctcctctctttcaACCGTATGCTTTCAACTTCCAATATAAGACAGCTCCCTCCTCTGACCCTCTTAAGGAACATGTACTAAATCCGGTCTTACCTGGTTGTACCTCCACAGGTACAAGTATGAACATTGGCTTTACCTGAACAGTTCTTCCTTGGTAATGTGGAAGACAAGCTCAAGGTCGCTTAGGGGTTCTTATTTCCACAGCACAGTATATCACTGCTGTCTTTATTAACCCTTGTCTTCATATTTCGTGAGTTTTACTTTtagccataaatcattattagtaGTCACCCTTTATGGGTTTTGGAAATATTaaactaataaaaagttttagCAAGTGCTTGTCAATTTTGACAACTATATATATTGTGTACATTGTCATTATGGGTAGcaaatatagtatatatattatGGGTAGTAAATTATACTTGCTTCATAGGCTTACTGTGGGCATGTTGCCTGCAACAATTTATATACTACAtcattcatattattataaaaaagctgTAATATAACTGAATTGTACTGTTTTTCTAcagattttcatgtatttttaaaatacgttaaaaaacgtaaaattacaATGATTTACAGGGAAATACTGTTTTGCTTACGTTTTTTTCTGGTGTCTCAGCTGTCagaaaatacctttttttacatgatttttgttacagtttatttttgaaaatatggttaaaaacataagattacagaaaaagactgcaaattaaaaaaaacagagaaacatgGAATTTTACAGgaattttacagtatattccagaaaatgtctgtttttactGGATTTTTTAATCTATTGTGAAGGCTATGTGTCCACATTCACTCATAAATTGTATGTAATCCACCTGTTTTAATGTATTCTTCAAATAATgtgctaaaaaatattttctttcgcTCACACTTGGAAACGTTTGAAATGAATTAACAGTAACAGAGTTATTGTTTAAAAACTTTGGTGATCGTTGCTACATATATTTTTCTAGAACTGTACATCATTCATATTAGAATGACATTTGGAGTTCCCCATTGAGCTCTCATGTTCAGCCTGCTCACTTGTAATTAGTTTTATGGTTTCCATGACATAGCATGGAATTCAGCTGCAAAACTTTTTCCActtcaaacaattaaaacagaGAGCttgtcatttatatattttttggattGATAGCATGTAATTTGGCAAGTTGTTAGAACTTGGATCTTTTTCTTTCAATACCTGCGATTAAAATTCaaacttaaaaacttaaaaaatcgATATGTTGcttgtaattgttttaaatattttaacattttaaaagcattttagaTCATGACAAAtaggtatttttttaaaaaggaacatttattaataaaaaccaGTTGtgtctttgatttattttactaaaaatacattttattttatgaatggtTGATGTTTTACAGGGTAAGAATTTGATAGGAGTTAAATGGGGCTTGATGCCTACCCAGTGTCCTCTTGCTAACTGATCTAACCCACAGCAGACAGTAATAGACTGTGACAAGTCTTTTCCCCATCCTAATCCACACACTGTAATCCACACTAGATAATGAAGTATAAATTTGGATTTCAGATGGTCTGTATTCTCCACCTCAGTCTGCCCATTTGAAGGAGAGAAGAGAATGAGTCAAGCCAAGGAAAGATAAGGTCTAGACAGCAGGTGCACAAGTGGGCCATCACACTTTAACAAAGTTTGCAGGTCCTTGGAACCACGGAGGTCTTAATCGAGGGGCCCATGATTTGGATTTAATTTGGGTGGATTTTTAACCATAACTGGTATCCTTTGACACAGGATCCTACAAAAGGGAGAGTTACAAACCTAAAGGTAAGGGAATAATGGAATAgatggaaaatatttttcataatatgtgaaacttaatttttgtttttttcataagctgtgtaatatttttaataatacatttattacacaAGTGTATGCATTCACCTATTGATAACAATTAATATTATCATGGGTGCACACTTACAATGAGACAAATGTAAATAGCATACATTGAATTGTGCACTCTATTGTGCATTCTATTTACATTCTTTTAGAAAGTAATGCTTTATAGGAATAAGGAAAGAGATGAAATATGAATTGGAAAGTGAACAGGCTTTGTAAAACTGATCACATCCTAAATGCTTAAAATACATTGACATAGAGGTTTGAACAGGTCAACTTCTTTATTTGTATTAGTTGATTGATTGAATATTGAAGCTAATAAATTATCAAAAGAAAGTCACAAAGATATTGATTTTGGCAGTACACAAATTCTCCATACCTCAACCCATCATACAAATATGTTTACCTTCCAAGGGCACTACAAAAGGATGGTGTTTCATATGACATAGTTTTAGTCTGATTTCAGGGACAAAATTCCTATCCTGACCTGAAGACCTACTTTATTTATTCCgcttaatatataataatttggCAACAACATTAAAAGTAAACATTAATTGAATGAGGAAGTGTCAGGGTCATTGCCAAACCCAACAACAGGCTACAGATTGCCTTTGTGCAAGTATCATTTAGAGTAAAACAACAGGAAATACAGTGTTATATGTAGTTTAGTGTAATACAGCTGGACATTaatgtgagaaaaaaatatcCACGAAAAAATCATCTCGTTATTCactttccaaaaatattttaaacagggTAAAACTAGTACAATCCTTAAGCCCTACTGGTTTAAGTATAATATGTTTTCACAGTAACTGAAACATCACACATGAATGATCTCTTGCTCCTTACTTTTCTATAACTAAGTAAAACACATATATTTTAACTAGTCCAAAATGTTGTGGGAAATATTTGGAATGTTATAAAGCATGTAAGGTTGCACAAAATAGAATTGTTCTTGCTTGTAAACCCTTCTTTGCACCCTTCAATATACCTTGAATATGTGAGTGATTTTCTGTGGAAACTGATGCCACAGATGCTGTTAATAGAGAAGGTGAAGCTGACCTCACGCCCTGCGTTTTATGTTGGAGTTCTGCTGGCTGctccgccatcttgggaggctCATAATCTGCTGTTATTATTGAtttgatatgtaccgttacttgttttgtttgatatattgAGACATCGAAAGTTAAAGTACCAGGGCCTTCTCCAGCACGACCCGCATAATGGTATTGTAGTTTCTAATACAGCAAGActgacctaccatagttatgttacttaatcaaacaagaaaaaactaaaCACGCCATTGAACGCAATAGCAGCCTGCCTCCCAACATGGCGGAACATTCAACACGGCGTGACATCGATTGATAAGCTCTAACACATTCCTTTACTGCTAGAAGttcatttaattacttttaaatagAGACTATTACTTTTAGCAGATAGGTATTGATAATGACAGTCTCTTGGAAACCTGGGGTTACAAAGCATGCTCTTAACCCCAGTCATAGGTCACCGGGGCACAGGGGCGGGCTGGGAGTAAAAAGTGGGCCTGGATTTCTTCAGCAGGAGTCGCCCAGCTCTAAAATCCAGTTCGCTACATAACATAATACAGCAACGCACTGATTCACAAACCGTTCTGAGCACTATAtgattcataaatgttttttaagaccTTTCAGGCCACCTTGCAaagtcaataaaacattatacatttaagtcCAGCACAGTCTAAGCAACAAACAGAAATCAAAATGATATAAAAGCCTGCATTAAcctgtaaatgtaatataaagtatttattgttatataagGTAATGTATTTAGAATGACCATGACATGCTGTTACTAGACCTTGctaacaaatattgttttacatGAGCTATAAAGTCCAAAATCAACATTATACAAGTCTTAAAAAGTTAGTGTTAAGGATTTATAAATCGAGAAGAGAGGAGGGAAAACATTCACTCTTTGGGCTTAATAAGTACGTAGCTTACTTATAATCTTAATATAAAGAgtttaaaaagctttttaaaactATACATTGAATACGAATTTGActgaaaaattaaaaatcatttaataacCTGCGATGATAGTTCTGAAGTCAATTGAATTCTTCCCTGCTAATAAAACGGACTATACTCACAGTCACATTTTATGCCTCATCTGCTATAATCTCTGTTTCAGGGTGTTCAGGTTTTTTAAGACATATTAACTCGAACACAGGTCTAAAATTATGTGACAAACCATTTTTCATCTTTCAAAGTCTCACACGCTCTTTTGTCGGCCATCACACTAGACGCACTTATCTGTATAGAAAAGAGATGTAATATTATGGCTTCATACTTTTTGTACTGAGTGGGCCGGCCTACATTTGCCAGCGGCCCACCGGGAAAAGATATGAAACTTTCACAAACAGTTGTCTTCCaatattgaaatgaattgaaGGTTTAATTTTGTAATATACTGACACAAAATATATAGTAGAATAATTATTGTATCAGCTCATCATGTAACTGCATGTAATGCAGTATTACAGTGTAAATCGACCTGGAATTTGTTCTGTTTTGAAGTGATGTGCGAAATTTTTatggaatataaatatatatatttgctgAGAGTTTCTTTGTCAATATTCCACTGTCGTGACAAGTTTGTGGCTAGAACCCCCGGTTGTTGTGGGGGCAAATTTGGCCCAAAATCAGGCTTAAAATTAGTAATTGTGTGGCCAATCTATTAACTAATGTATAAACTAATGTATTACTAACATGCACATAGAAAcgtattgtaaagtgttaccaaaataatTATGAACATCTGATGATCATTTTATTACATGTGCTACATTATGATTCATTATTACGTCATAAAATGTTAGACTTAGTTATAATGTTGTACATTATTGTTGAAGTTGAACAAAAGATAGATAGACTGATGTTGATAGCTATttattgttctttgttttaGCTTTCTGTCTCTCAGACATGGATCTTGGAGGTTTGGAGACTGTTGTGGCCAACTCGGCCTACGTGTCAGCACGTGGGAGTGTAGATGGAGCGGCCGCGGCAACCATGCGTGACAAAAAATATCGTGCAAAACTCAACCTGCCACACATCAGGCATTGCGAACATATGAAGTCCACGGTCGATTCTGCGTTTGACAGCATGTGCGTGCGGCAGCCAATTGGCAAACGGCTTTTCCAGCAGTATCTCGAAAATGAAGCTGCTCACAAGAATGCTGTAGATTTGTGGAAAGACATTGAAGACTACAGCGTTGCCCAGGAGAAAGACAGGCCTCAGAAAGCGCAAAAGATGGTCAACCAATACTACGAGTCTCCTTCCAAGAACTTCTGCGACTTTCTGGAGGAAAAAGCAGTGAGCAGGGTGAAAGAGGACTACAAGAACGTTCGAGGGGATCTCTTTAAAGAGAGTGAACGACAGATCCTTACCCACCTAAAGGCTAAATCACTGAATGGCTTTAAGGACAGCATGTACTTTCTGCGTTACGTACAGTTTAAATGGCTGGAGAGTCAGCCTGTTACAGAGGATTGGTTCATGGATTTCAGAGTGCTTGGGAAAGGTGGATTTGGTGAGGTCCATGCTTGCCAAATGAAGGCGACAGGGAAGATGTACGCTGACAAGAAACTCAACAAGAAGAGGTTGAAGAAACGCAAAGGTTATGacgtaagagagagagagagagattatttaTCAGTAGAGCCTAGTCTATACAAATCAAATGGTGTACAGTATACGCATCCCAAGCACTCCTCCATCCTTGCCCTCACTGTAGGGAAAAGAGCAATTGGGGAAACAGAGTAAAGGCACATAGAGACATAAAATAGGATTAAACTGCATGTCTGCTTAACATGGTATTAGGTAGGTCTAATCATAGTGTATTGGCTCAGTGCAAAGAGGCTTGCAGGCTCAGCGTGAAACTCCACAAATCAGCTCAGAAGCAATAGAGACTCAGTATGAGTGAGAAGGGAATAAATACTCCAAAGATGGACAGCCACAGCATTACACAAAGAAAGGCAAAGAGAAATAGAGTTCTCTTGTGGAGAAAAGAGTGGCTAAGCTACTTCCCTGTAGGTATTAGCAAAGATGAATTGACCTGTTGCTAACATTTATAGGTTCCATCTAAGGACCTACTTTCTGACTTGGGAATGTGATCCCATCTTTGCCACCAATTTCTTGCTTCCTGGTCGCTAGCTCATTTCAGAATGTTCTGCTCTGAGTTTGTGGAAGCACTTAACAACACAGTATTAACACATTTTCAGTTTACgattctttttaaatatcagTTTATACAAGATACAAGAGGAATGTTACGAATCAACTTGAGAAAGTGTGAATCGGTACTTGCTAAAGATCTGGGCCCATATTTATCAAGCTTCTGAGATTTACTCACAAGAACACAGCTAAGAATTGACTTAAGAGTAAAACACTTCTTGGCTCAAAGCTGTGCTTAAAAGTTAGTTAAAAAGCTGCTCAGTCGTAATTTAAGTGAAGTGTAGGACTAAATATTAAGTGTCAGGCTTAGAGATGATTAACGACACTTTTCTGTGCCGCAAACGGGATTTTGGGTGACAACATTGGCACGGACCAATCACTGAATATATTTCcttatttaagaataaaaggAGTTTATATTGAACATATATATGACAATAAAAACTTTTCATGAGAATAAATTATGATATAGACATtggaaaataaaagataaagcaCCATTTCTAAATCACCAGTTTTAAACAAGTGCTTTTATTTGCTTTAGTCAAGtagttttactttaaatacaatGCTATTTTCGTTATAAATAGTTTCTTGCGTGCAGCATTATTGACATGTAGGGGACTGGGTACCTTTTATCTTGCgcaacaaagaaatttgtttcatgtataaattaaattatgaaaatggtGTTTAgatgatattttattaataaatgtatttcgcaaattaatacttttaaaaattGCCACCCAAAATCTCGCCATGTAGGGGAGTACCGAATTTATGTGTGTATAATCTGGAATGATATGGTTCCACAAGCCCATAGTGACAACTCCTAAGCATTTGGGAGACCTCTCGAGCTGTCTTAAATAATTTAGAGAGTGAGAGTGATTCTTAGCTTTAATAAATTTGATAACTTGCTTTTATACTTTGGAAGTAGGAGTAAATTTCATGCATCAGTACCTAAGACTAAAATGTCACTTTGAGATGTTTGATAAATACGGGCCCTGATAATACAGGATGTTAGCCAGTACATGACCGTTCTTATCATGTGAAGCATCAATCTCTCATCATTTTGTTAAATCCTGTGAAAACAATACTTTGTCTAGTAGCACCCTGTCCCAAAAGTTTTCTCTGCAACATGCACGCCCACAAAATTTCACTGTTACCTTGTTTAACCTTGTCTGTTTGAACTTTTCTCACCGTGGCTCTCTTAGGGTGCTATTATTGAAAAGTGCATCCTGGCTAAAGTGCACAGTCGCTTCATTGTGACCCTGGCCTATGCTTTCCAGACCAAAACAGACCTCTGTCTGGTCATGACCATCATGAACGGAGGAGACCTCAGGTGCTACCTTTATGGccctatttatttttgtggacaataataatgacttatttAGTTGTAACATATGTATTTTGCACAAAGTGTAGTTTAAAAATCTTCAagacacacattttaaatcttGGAGATTTAAAAATCTCCAAGACACACATGTTTAaaagcaatagttcacccaaaaatttaattgaAGCCGTTTTACTCGACCTCCTCTGAGCACAATCTGAGagaatttaaataatttccttGCTCTTTTTAGCATTGAAATGGCATTGTATAGAACCCCATTTTTGAAGCTCAA of Triplophysa dalaica isolate WHDGS20190420 chromosome 4, ASM1584641v1, whole genome shotgun sequence contains these proteins:
- the rangrf gene encoding ran guanine nucleotide release factor; translated protein: MARPLFGGAFSVVIPPNAQDISELRQIPDNQEVFANSQTDQSIVIELLEYQSQVQDAEAARYHFDDVAATNGAVESGSWEIRGVEQLSQSQLSLQECSSAWLLSGAQLVSKFNEQAKNTVNIHLCLFRLPQFTTDILVTFNDPVCINPLSSSAAGNVAAVPWTLQDFQSVFQSFRLLNHGVFG